In a single window of the Pseudogemmatithrix spongiicola genome:
- a CDS encoding DUF4142 domain-containing protein: protein MIQRLLVATAVVAVAACARPAAEAPAPTISDANIAAIVVTANTIDIQYADLALAKSQHAEVRSFAEMVKKDHQSVNEAAGALVTRLGVTPEMNGVAFDLRDDAETKRLTLRDLEGVAFDSAYAANEITYHTTVLGAIDNALIPSAQNAELKALLVAVRPAVAAHLDHARELAAKVARR, encoded by the coding sequence ATGATCCAGCGTCTCCTCGTCGCCACCGCGGTCGTTGCGGTCGCCGCCTGTGCCCGCCCCGCCGCCGAAGCGCCGGCACCGACCATCAGCGATGCCAACATCGCGGCCATCGTCGTCACGGCGAACACGATCGACATCCAGTACGCCGACCTCGCGCTCGCCAAGAGTCAGCACGCAGAGGTCCGCAGCTTCGCCGAGATGGTGAAGAAGGACCACCAGTCGGTGAACGAAGCCGCCGGCGCGCTCGTGACGCGGCTCGGCGTGACGCCGGAGATGAACGGCGTGGCCTTCGACCTGCGCGATGACGCCGAGACGAAGCGGCTCACCCTGCGCGACCTCGAGGGCGTGGCGTTCGACAGCGCGTATGCGGCAAACGAGATCACGTATCACACCACGGTGCTCGGCGCGATCGACAACGCGTTGATCCCGTCGGCGCAGAACGCGGAGCTGAAGGCGCTGCTGGTGGCCGTGCGTCCCGCCGTCGCCGCGCACCTGGATCACGCCCGCGAGCTCGCCGCAAAGGTCGCGCGGCGCTGA
- a CDS encoding glutamine synthetase III family protein, with translation MSASDTPRLSAIRAIATRTPIVPNVPSMLPNPKPTSAYFGSHTFGAKQMKDKLPKDVHARLVEAIRLGRKLDPSIAPAVASAVKEWAITQGVTHFCHWFQPQTGLTAEKHDAFLTLDANGNAIEKFTAEQLIQSEPDASSFPSGGLRATWEARGYTAWNPASPLFIMEAAGTKTLCIPSVFIGYNGEALDEVAPLFRSSEILSNAARELLDLIGDKGALRVYTTMGTEQEFFVIDRTHFAMRPDLVMGGRTLVGAAPPRGQQLEDHYFGGIPERVQAFLAEVEFELYKLGVPIVTRHNEVAPCQFEMAPMFEETDIATDHNQLVMSVLKDVALRHGLQVLLNEKPFAGINGSGKHCNWSLSIASDNELNGINLLKPGKTPHQNIRFLMFLAAVLRGVHRHQGLLRAGIGTSGNEHRLGANEAPPAIISVFMGNALTKMIEDIIAGRAGTKAEQAMLQLGVAKLPEIEQDNTDRNRTSPFAFTGAKFEFRAVGSSQSIAFPVMIVNAVVAEALTEIVAALKKELANGTPVDDAALKVVRRIFKETSPIRFEGNGYSEEWVKEAKKRGLLNLRRAPEALAQLTTKEAKALFKGTGILTEAELESRYHVRVERYVKDLLIEMETLAEMLDTMILPAAYSYLGDLAEGAAKAKAVGIKSIPQKAALASVGKLVTALQGKTAALHTAIHKAHTLHGDISKCAAFLTGTGASTMLACREISDKLEVSVGDAHWPLPRYREMLFPV, from the coding sequence ATGTCCGCCTCAGATACGCCCCGCCTCTCGGCCATCCGCGCCATCGCCACGCGCACGCCGATCGTGCCGAACGTGCCGTCGATGCTGCCGAACCCCAAGCCGACCTCCGCGTACTTCGGCAGCCACACCTTCGGCGCCAAGCAGATGAAGGACAAGCTGCCGAAGGACGTGCACGCAAGGCTCGTCGAGGCCATCCGTCTTGGGAGGAAGCTCGATCCGTCGATCGCGCCGGCCGTCGCCAGCGCGGTGAAGGAGTGGGCGATCACGCAGGGCGTGACGCACTTCTGCCACTGGTTCCAGCCGCAGACCGGCCTCACCGCCGAGAAGCACGACGCCTTCCTCACGCTCGACGCCAATGGCAACGCGATCGAGAAGTTCACGGCCGAGCAGCTGATCCAGTCTGAGCCGGACGCGTCGTCGTTCCCGTCGGGCGGCCTCCGCGCGACCTGGGAAGCCCGCGGCTACACGGCGTGGAACCCGGCCTCGCCGCTCTTCATCATGGAAGCGGCCGGCACCAAGACGCTCTGCATCCCGTCGGTGTTCATCGGCTACAACGGCGAGGCCCTCGACGAGGTCGCCCCGCTGTTCCGTTCGAGCGAGATCCTCTCCAACGCCGCGCGTGAGCTGCTCGACCTGATCGGCGACAAGGGCGCGCTGCGCGTCTACACCACGATGGGCACGGAGCAGGAGTTCTTCGTCATCGACCGCACGCACTTCGCGATGCGCCCCGACCTCGTGATGGGCGGCCGCACGCTCGTCGGCGCGGCCCCGCCGCGCGGCCAGCAGCTCGAGGACCACTACTTCGGGGGCATCCCCGAGCGCGTCCAGGCCTTCCTCGCCGAGGTGGAGTTCGAGCTCTACAAGCTCGGCGTGCCGATCGTCACGCGCCACAACGAGGTCGCGCCCTGCCAGTTCGAGATGGCGCCGATGTTCGAGGAAACCGACATCGCCACCGACCACAACCAGCTCGTGATGTCCGTCCTCAAGGACGTGGCGCTGCGCCATGGCCTGCAGGTGCTGCTCAACGAGAAGCCCTTCGCCGGCATCAACGGCTCGGGCAAGCACTGCAACTGGTCGCTGTCGATCGCCTCGGATAACGAGCTCAACGGCATCAACCTGCTCAAGCCGGGCAAGACGCCGCACCAGAACATCCGCTTCCTGATGTTCCTGGCCGCGGTGCTGCGTGGCGTGCACCGCCACCAGGGCCTGCTGCGCGCCGGCATCGGTACCAGCGGCAATGAGCATCGCCTCGGCGCCAACGAGGCGCCGCCGGCCATCATCTCCGTCTTCATGGGCAATGCGCTCACGAAGATGATCGAGGACATCATCGCCGGCCGCGCGGGCACCAAGGCCGAGCAGGCGATGCTGCAGCTCGGCGTCGCCAAGCTGCCGGAGATCGAGCAGGACAACACGGACCGCAACCGCACCTCGCCCTTCGCCTTCACCGGCGCGAAGTTCGAGTTCCGCGCCGTGGGCTCGTCGCAGTCGATCGCCTTCCCGGTGATGATCGTGAATGCCGTGGTCGCCGAGGCGCTCACCGAGATCGTGGCGGCGCTCAAGAAGGAACTCGCCAACGGCACGCCCGTGGACGATGCCGCGCTCAAGGTGGTGCGCAGGATCTTCAAGGAGACCAGCCCGATCCGCTTCGAGGGCAACGGCTACAGCGAGGAGTGGGTGAAGGAGGCCAAGAAGCGCGGCCTGCTCAACCTGCGCCGCGCGCCCGAGGCGCTCGCGCAGCTCACCACCAAGGAGGCCAAGGCGCTCTTCAAGGGCACGGGCATCCTCACCGAAGCCGAGCTCGAGAGCCGCTACCACGTCCGCGTCGAACGCTACGTGAAGGACCTGCTCATCGAGATGGAGACGCTGGCCGAGATGCTCGACACGATGATCCTGCCGGCGGCGTACAGCTACCTCGGCGACCTGGCCGAGGGCGCCGCCAAGGCGAAGGCCGTGGGCATCAAGAGTATTCCGCAGAAGGCCGCGCTGGCCTCGGTGGGCAAGCTCGTCACCGCGCTGCAGGGCAAGACCGCCGCGCTGCATACGGCGATCCACAAGGCGCACACGCTGCATGGCGACATCAGCAAGTGCGCGGCGTTCCTCACCGGCACTGGGGCCAGCACCATGCTCGCCTGCCGCGAGATCTCGGACAAGCTCGAGGTCAGCGTCGGCGACGCGCACTGGCCGCTGCCGCGCTACCGCGAGATGCTGTTCCCGGTCTGA
- the hemL gene encoding glutamate-1-semialdehyde 2,1-aminomutase: MTTTAPMISSTSSESEKLFARARAVMPGGVSSPVRAFRSVGGTPRFMTKAKGPFMWDADGNRYVDYVLSWGPMILGHCHPEVVEAVREQVGTAMSFGAPSDLEAQLAEKVIAMVPSVEMLRFVSSGTEATISAVRLARAATGRAKIIKFAGCYHGHGDSFLVQAGSGVATLGLPDSPGVTPTTAADTLTAPYNDVAAVQTLVDANPGQVAAVIVEPVVGNAGFIQPKPGFLEGLRALCTKAGIVLIFDEVMTGFRVSLGGAQQKYNVMPDLTTLGKVIGGGMPVGAYGGRKDLMEQVAPAGKMYQAGTLSGNPVAMVSGLKTLEVLTRPGTFEKAERAASQTVKMLSAWARGHGYPFQAAHAGTMWGSFFTNTPMVDYETAKTADTQRYARFFHAMLAQGVYLAPSQFEAAFTSAEHTDEVLGLVTAALGRISV; encoded by the coding sequence ATGACCACCACTGCCCCGATGATCAGCTCCACCAGCAGCGAATCCGAGAAGCTCTTCGCACGCGCACGCGCGGTCATGCCGGGCGGCGTCAGCTCGCCCGTGCGCGCCTTCCGTTCCGTGGGTGGCACACCGCGCTTCATGACGAAGGCCAAGGGCCCCTTCATGTGGGATGCCGACGGCAATCGCTACGTGGACTACGTGCTCTCCTGGGGCCCGATGATCCTCGGACACTGCCATCCGGAAGTCGTGGAAGCCGTGCGCGAGCAGGTCGGCACGGCGATGAGCTTCGGCGCGCCGTCGGACCTCGAGGCGCAGTTGGCCGAGAAGGTCATCGCGATGGTGCCAAGCGTGGAGATGCTGCGCTTCGTCTCCAGCGGCACCGAGGCGACGATCAGCGCCGTGCGCCTCGCGCGCGCCGCCACCGGCCGGGCGAAGATCATCAAGTTCGCCGGCTGCTATCACGGCCACGGCGATTCGTTCTTGGTGCAGGCGGGCTCGGGCGTCGCGACGCTCGGACTTCCGGATTCTCCCGGCGTGACGCCGACGACCGCCGCCGACACGCTCACCGCGCCGTACAACGATGTGGCCGCCGTGCAGACGCTCGTCGATGCGAACCCCGGACAGGTCGCCGCGGTGATCGTCGAGCCCGTGGTCGGCAACGCGGGCTTCATCCAGCCGAAGCCGGGCTTCTTGGAAGGTCTGCGCGCGCTCTGCACCAAGGCCGGCATTGTCTTGATCTTCGACGAAGTGATGACCGGCTTCCGCGTCTCGCTCGGCGGCGCGCAGCAGAAGTACAACGTGATGCCCGACCTCACGACGCTCGGCAAGGTGATCGGCGGCGGCATGCCCGTCGGCGCATACGGTGGGCGCAAGGACCTCATGGAACAGGTCGCGCCGGCCGGCAAGATGTATCAGGCCGGTACGCTGAGCGGGAATCCCGTCGCCATGGTGAGTGGCCTGAAGACCCTCGAGGTGCTCACGCGCCCCGGCACCTTCGAGAAGGCCGAGCGCGCCGCATCGCAGACCGTGAAGATGCTCAGCGCCTGGGCGCGCGGGCACGGCTATCCCTTCCAGGCCGCGCACGCCGGCACGATGTGGGGCAGCTTCTTCACCAACACGCCGATGGTGGATTACGAGACCGCGAAGACCGCGGACACGCAGCGCTACGCGCGCTTCTTCCACGCGATGCTCGCCCAGGGCGTGTACCTGGCGCCGAGTCAGTTCGAGGCGGCGTTCACGTCGGCGGAGCACACGGATGAGGTGCTCGGGTTGGTGACGGCGGCACTGGGGCGCATTTCGGTTTGA
- a CDS encoding amidase — MTESSNASRRNFLATCSALGLGGTLLPGVLWAKIADGAEITTATVAAAEEIAGVQYADAEREQIVAALRRQAVQITELHAVQLPNAVSPAISFSPLPRPSALPKGESRPPVMTRRPAAALPPTDADLAFASLTTQADLLRRRVVTSERLTTLYLDRLERHNPRLLFATSVLRERALAKARAADAEIARGRYRGPLHGIPWGAKDLLAVAGAPTTWGAAPYKDQRFETDATVVKRLDEAGAVLVAKLTLGELAMGDVWFGGMTRNPWNLEQGSSGSSAGSASAAAAGCVTFAIGSETLGSISSPSTRCGATGLRPTFGRVPRTGAMALSWTMDKLGPIGRSVEDCALVFSALHGPDDQDATVHAAPFRWDGNASVRGLRVGVMRADFERQTITKPFDTAALAVLAELGVTFVDVEVPEQPYNAMRLILNAEAGAAFDELVRSGRAAELVSQGPNAWPATFRSAHFIPATEYINANRARTQAMQAWDALMQRVDVIVAPTNSGQLLATNLTGHPAVILPHGFRENGTPVSLTFVGRLFDEETLLRVAHAYQQRTDFHLKRPPALD; from the coding sequence ATGACCGAATCGTCGAACGCATCGCGCCGGAACTTCCTCGCCACCTGTTCCGCCTTGGGACTCGGCGGCACGCTCCTGCCCGGTGTCCTCTGGGCCAAGATCGCCGACGGTGCCGAGATCACCACGGCGACGGTTGCCGCCGCCGAGGAGATCGCCGGCGTGCAGTACGCGGACGCCGAGCGTGAACAGATCGTCGCGGCGCTGCGCCGCCAAGCGGTGCAGATCACGGAGCTGCATGCGGTGCAGCTGCCGAACGCCGTGTCGCCCGCGATCTCGTTCTCGCCGCTGCCGCGGCCAAGTGCGTTACCGAAGGGGGAGAGTCGGCCGCCGGTCATGACGCGTCGGCCCGCCGCGGCGTTGCCGCCGACGGACGCGGACCTCGCCTTCGCCTCGCTGACCACGCAGGCCGACTTGCTGCGCCGCCGCGTCGTGACCTCCGAGCGGCTGACGACGCTGTACCTCGACCGCCTCGAGCGGCACAATCCGCGCCTGCTGTTCGCGACGAGTGTGCTGCGCGAGCGGGCGCTGGCCAAGGCGCGTGCAGCGGACGCCGAGATCGCGCGCGGACGCTATCGCGGGCCGCTGCACGGCATCCCATGGGGTGCGAAGGATCTCCTCGCTGTCGCCGGCGCACCGACCACTTGGGGTGCGGCGCCGTACAAGGACCAGCGCTTCGAGACGGACGCCACGGTGGTGAAGCGTCTCGACGAAGCCGGTGCCGTCCTCGTCGCGAAGCTCACCCTCGGCGAGCTCGCCATGGGTGACGTGTGGTTCGGCGGCATGACGCGGAATCCCTGGAATCTCGAGCAAGGCTCGAGCGGTTCGTCGGCGGGCTCGGCGTCGGCCGCCGCGGCGGGTTGCGTCACGTTTGCGATTGGCTCCGAGACCCTCGGATCGATTTCCTCGCCGAGCACGCGCTGCGGCGCCACGGGGCTGCGTCCGACCTTCGGCCGCGTGCCGCGCACCGGCGCGATGGCGTTGAGCTGGACGATGGACAAGCTTGGCCCCATCGGGCGCTCGGTCGAAGACTGCGCGCTGGTGTTCAGTGCGCTGCACGGACCGGACGATCAAGACGCGACGGTGCATGCCGCACCGTTCCGCTGGGACGGGAATGCCAGCGTGCGCGGACTCCGCGTGGGCGTGATGCGCGCCGACTTCGAACGGCAGACGATTACCAAGCCCTTCGATACCGCGGCGCTGGCGGTGCTCGCCGAGCTCGGCGTGACGTTCGTGGATGTCGAGGTGCCGGAGCAGCCGTACAACGCGATGCGCCTGATCCTCAACGCGGAAGCCGGTGCCGCATTCGACGAACTCGTGCGCAGCGGGCGCGCCGCGGAGTTGGTGAGCCAAGGCCCGAACGCGTGGCCGGCGACATTCCGGTCGGCGCACTTCATTCCGGCTACCGAGTACATCAATGCGAACCGCGCGCGCACGCAGGCCATGCAGGCCTGGGACGCGTTGATGCAACGCGTGGACGTGATTGTTGCGCCGACGAATTCGGGCCAGTTGCTCGCGACGAACCTGACGGGGCATCCGGCGGTCATCCTGCCGCACGGATTCCGCGAGAACGGCACGCCGGTGTCGCTCACGTTCGTGGGGCGGCTCTTCGACGAGGAGACGTTGCTGCGGGTGGCGCATGCATACCAGCAGCGGACGGACTTCCACCTGAAGCGTCCGCCCGCGCTCGACTGA
- a CDS encoding TVP38/TMEM64 family protein → MHRLRLTVERLRPLATRALLLVLLVGGLIALGRSDALHAELLDVLEAAKRVIAAHPVGGPLAFIGLSALSAMLGFVSSAVLVPAAVYAWGATLTALMLWIGWTLGGLTAWTLAALFGRPVLRWIVASETLRRYQHLLDKRPRFSSVLLFQLALPSEIPGYLLGLARYPLPRYLAALMLAELPYAVGTVLLGVGFVQRDTATLLAVCLVGAVALAIIAQALRKRNGA, encoded by the coding sequence GTGCACCGATTACGCCTCACGGTTGAGCGGCTCCGCCCCCTCGCCACGCGCGCGCTGTTGCTCGTCCTCCTCGTCGGTGGCCTGATTGCCCTCGGTCGCTCCGACGCGCTGCACGCGGAGCTCCTCGACGTCCTCGAGGCGGCCAAGCGCGTCATCGCCGCTCATCCCGTCGGCGGACCGCTGGCCTTCATCGGCCTGTCAGCGCTCTCGGCCATGCTCGGCTTCGTTTCCAGCGCCGTGCTCGTGCCCGCGGCCGTCTACGCCTGGGGCGCGACCCTCACGGCGCTCATGCTGTGGATTGGCTGGACCCTCGGCGGCCTCACGGCGTGGACCCTCGCCGCGCTCTTCGGCCGCCCGGTCCTGCGGTGGATCGTCGCCAGCGAGACGTTGAGACGCTACCAACACTTGCTCGACAAGCGACCGCGCTTCTCGTCGGTGCTGCTGTTCCAACTCGCGTTGCCCTCGGAGATTCCCGGGTACCTGCTCGGGCTCGCGCGCTATCCGTTGCCGCGCTATCTCGCCGCGTTGATGCTCGCGGAGCTGCCGTATGCCGTGGGCACGGTGCTGCTGGGCGTCGGCTTCGTACAGCGCGACACGGCCACGTTGCTCGCGGTGTGCCTTGTCGGCGCCGTCGCGCTGGCCATCATCGCCCAGGCGCTGCGCAAGCGAAACGGCGCGTAG
- the hemC gene encoding hydroxymethylbilane synthase — protein sequence MAEPTRIVIGTRASKLALWQSHHIRDRLLGLDPSLDISLERISTRGDEVQDRPLAAIGRNSLFVAEIEDALRSGRIRIAVHSAKDLPSTLPAEFAIVAFTTRADPRDVLVSKHGTLMQLPQSARVGTSSPRRACQLKAIRPDIVCLDIRGNVDTRLAKLERGDYDAIVLAAAGLDRLGWSHVATERLEPDVMLPAVAQGILAVEARADDAAMATLCAALEDPVARACAVAERAFLAAMGAGCNAPLAGFATLDGDTLSLSALVGAPDGRHVKVTRRAPTSAAATLGVDVADALRAEGGAELLAAAIGGNVGG from the coding sequence TTGGCAGAACCCACCCGAATCGTCATCGGCACGCGGGCGAGCAAGCTCGCGCTGTGGCAGTCGCACCATATCCGCGACCGCCTCTTGGGCCTGGATCCCTCGCTCGACATCTCGCTCGAGCGCATCTCGACGCGCGGGGACGAGGTACAGGACCGTCCCCTCGCCGCCATCGGACGCAACTCGCTGTTCGTCGCGGAGATCGAGGACGCGCTGCGCTCCGGCCGGATCCGGATTGCCGTGCACAGCGCCAAGGACCTCCCGTCCACGCTGCCGGCGGAGTTCGCGATCGTGGCGTTCACCACGCGCGCCGATCCGCGCGATGTGTTGGTGAGCAAGCACGGGACGCTGATGCAGCTCCCGCAGAGCGCGCGCGTCGGCACGAGCTCGCCGCGTCGCGCCTGCCAACTCAAGGCGATCCGCCCGGACATCGTCTGCCTCGACATCCGCGGCAACGTCGACACGCGCCTCGCCAAGCTCGAGCGCGGGGATTACGACGCCATCGTGCTTGCCGCCGCCGGACTCGATCGCCTGGGGTGGTCGCACGTCGCGACCGAGCGGCTCGAACCGGACGTGATGCTGCCCGCCGTGGCGCAGGGCATTCTCGCGGTCGAGGCCCGCGCCGACGATGCGGCGATGGCCACGCTCTGTGCCGCGCTGGAAGATCCCGTCGCGCGCGCCTGCGCCGTCGCCGAACGCGCGTTCCTCGCCGCGATGGGGGCCGGTTGCAACGCGCCACTCGCCGGTTTCGCCACGTTGGACGGCGACACGCTGTCGCTCTCGGCGCTCGTCGGTGCGCCCGATGGACGCCACGTGAAGGTCACGCGACGCGCGCCCACGTCCGCCGCTGCGACGCTTGGCGTCGACGTGGCCGATGCGCTGCGCGCCGAAGGCGGCGCCGAACTCCTCGCTGCCGCCATCGGCGGCAATGTCGGTGGGTGA
- the hemB gene encoding porphobilinogen synthase produces MSDDASPLLSHDRPRRTRRSAALRAFVRETDLHVRDFIHPLFIAEGNGVRKPIDTMPGHAQLSVDQLAAEVAELKALGITSVLLFGIPKRKDDTGSGAWDAKGPVPQAIRELKRLAPELLVIADVCLCEYTAHGHCGVVRDQSGVVVNDETIPLLGKAAVCYAEAGVDIVAPSAMMDGQVIAIRHALDDAGFTDMPILSYAAKHASAFYGPFRGAAESTPSFGDRRAYQMDPANAREALREVQLDVDEGADLLMVKPAGSALDIIHQVRAHFPHPLVAYQVSGEYAMLKAAAERGWLDEPRAALESLLAIKRAGAERIITYYAKEAARWLAQA; encoded by the coding sequence GTGTCCGACGACGCCTCGCCCCTGCTCTCCCACGACCGTCCCCGCCGCACGCGCCGCAGCGCCGCGCTGCGTGCCTTCGTGCGCGAGACCGACCTGCACGTCCGCGATTTCATCCATCCGCTGTTCATCGCCGAGGGCAACGGCGTGCGGAAGCCGATCGACACCATGCCCGGCCACGCGCAGCTCAGCGTCGACCAACTCGCCGCGGAAGTCGCGGAGCTCAAGGCGCTCGGCATCACCAGCGTGCTGCTCTTCGGCATTCCGAAGCGCAAGGACGACACGGGCAGCGGTGCCTGGGACGCGAAGGGCCCGGTGCCGCAGGCCATCCGTGAACTCAAGCGGCTCGCCCCCGAGCTGCTCGTCATCGCGGATGTCTGCCTCTGCGAATACACGGCGCACGGCCACTGCGGCGTCGTGCGCGACCAGTCAGGCGTCGTCGTCAACGACGAGACCATCCCGCTACTCGGCAAGGCCGCCGTGTGCTACGCCGAGGCCGGCGTGGATATCGTCGCCCCGAGCGCGATGATGGACGGCCAGGTGATCGCGATCCGCCACGCACTCGACGACGCCGGCTTCACCGACATGCCGATCCTCAGCTACGCGGCGAAGCACGCCTCGGCGTTCTATGGACCGTTTCGCGGTGCGGCCGAGAGCACGCCCAGCTTCGGCGATCGCCGCGCGTACCAGATGGATCCCGCCAACGCGCGCGAGGCGCTGCGCGAAGTGCAGCTCGACGTCGACGAAGGCGCGGACCTCCTCATGGTGAAGCCGGCCGGATCGGCCCTCGACATCATCCATCAGGTGCGTGCGCACTTCCCGCATCCGCTCGTCGCGTATCAAGTGAGCGGCGAGTATGCGATGCTCAAGGCCGCCGCCGAACGAGGCTGGCTCGACGAACCCCGTGCCGCGCTGGAATCGCTGCTCGCCATCAAGCGCGCCGGCGCCGAACGCATCATCACCTACTACGCCAAGGAAGCCGCGCGCTGGTTGGCGCAGGCCTGA
- a CDS encoding cupredoxin domain-containing protein: protein MSRARVVIAALALVAAVACGAAAASMRTSGRTEIAMRGNSFRPRRAEILVGDTVVWVNRDIVRHDAVKPGLFDSGELRGGESFAWVAADTGLIEYRCTIHQRMRGELLVRPAK from the coding sequence ATGTCACGCGCGCGCGTCGTTATCGCGGCCCTCGCGCTCGTGGCCGCCGTCGCCTGCGGCGCGGCGGCGGCGTCGATGCGCACGAGCGGTCGCACGGAAATCGCGATGCGCGGGAACTCGTTCCGTCCGCGACGTGCAGAGATCCTCGTCGGCGACACGGTGGTCTGGGTGAACCGGGACATCGTGCGCCACGATGCCGTAAAGCCTGGACTGTTCGATTCCGGCGAGCTGCGCGGGGGCGAGTCGTTCGCCTGGGTCGCCGCCGACACCGGTCTCATTGAGTACCGTTGCACCATTCACCAGCGCATGCGCGGTGAGCTTCTGGTTCGTCCGGCGAAGTAA
- a CDS encoding uroporphyrinogen-III synthase produces the protein MRCAPKAAPNSSLPPSAAMSVGDDRPLAAVRVVVTRPAAQSAELMERLRSVGAVPVAAPAIEILPADDETPLLECVAGLGRYAWIVFTSANAVTFTAQAVDAHIPDTCRVAVVGAGTASACASKGIPVHFQPSTALGETLARELPLDAGQRVLWPRGSLAPDTVADILRERGATVDAPIAYRTVTNLDLLGIVDAMRDRRVDAVTFTSPSTVRHFVDGLAAAGVRMHRLPEHERPRVVCIGPVSAAAARECGLTVDAIAEPHDDSGLVAALVRIFSERPAHA, from the coding sequence ATGCGCTGCGCGCCGAAGGCGGCGCCGAACTCCTCGCTGCCGCCATCGGCGGCAATGTCGGTGGGTGACGATCGCCCACTCGCAGCCGTGCGCGTCGTCGTGACGCGCCCGGCCGCGCAGAGCGCCGAGCTGATGGAACGGCTCCGCTCCGTGGGTGCAGTGCCCGTCGCCGCGCCGGCCATCGAGATCCTGCCCGCTGACGACGAAACGCCGTTGCTCGAGTGCGTCGCAGGGCTTGGGCGCTATGCGTGGATCGTCTTCACCAGTGCGAACGCCGTGACCTTCACGGCGCAGGCCGTCGACGCACACATCCCGGACACCTGCCGCGTCGCCGTCGTCGGTGCCGGCACGGCGTCGGCCTGCGCGTCGAAGGGTATCCCCGTGCACTTCCAGCCGAGCACGGCGCTCGGCGAGACCTTGGCCCGCGAACTCCCGCTCGACGCGGGACAGCGCGTGCTCTGGCCGCGTGGCTCGTTGGCGCCCGACACCGTGGCCGACATCCTGCGCGAACGCGGTGCCACGGTCGATGCGCCCATCGCCTACCGCACCGTCACGAACCTCGATCTCCTCGGCATCGTCGATGCCATGCGCGACCGGCGCGTCGACGCGGTGACGTTCACCAGTCCGAGCACGGTGCGGCATTTCGTCGACGGCCTCGCCGCCGCCGGCGTGCGCATGCATCGCCTGCCCGAGCATGAGCGCCCGCGCGTCGTCTGCATCGGGCCCGTCTCCGCCGCCGCGGCGCGTGAATGCGGCCTCACGGTGGATGCCATCGCCGAACCACACGACGACAGCGGCCTCGTCGCCGCGCTCGTCCGCATCTTCTCCGAACGTCCAGCCCACGCCTGA